A single region of the Streptomyces sp. NBC_01262 genome encodes:
- the rsgA gene encoding ribosome small subunit-dependent GTPase A, whose translation MFNISSGSAPQHALAAYGWDEGWDEEFTPYAGQGLLPGRIVRVDRGLCDVVTADGTIRADTEDVFSRDPMKVACTGDWAAVDTTPSDGPVVRALLSRRTAFVRSTSSKRSEGQVLAANVDHAVIAMSLSAELDLGRLERFVSLAWTSGAQPLVVLTKADLVDDTEHLLTDAEGAAPGVQVFVVSSATGEGLEVLAAVLAGTTSVLLGSSGAGKSTLTNALTGKDFQEVQAIRDSDGKGRHTTTTRDLLPLPGAGGGVLIDTPGLRGVGLWDADTGLSQAFSDIEGLAAECRFQDCSHSAEPGCAVLAALEDGSLTHRRLDSYRKLLRENAWIASRTDYRLRSEMRREWKQRSAAGREMYERKRGGGGGHRKVY comes from the coding sequence TTGTTCAACATTTCCTCCGGTTCCGCTCCTCAGCATGCCCTCGCCGCCTACGGCTGGGACGAGGGGTGGGACGAGGAGTTCACTCCCTACGCTGGGCAGGGTCTGCTGCCCGGCCGGATCGTGCGGGTCGACCGTGGCCTGTGCGACGTCGTCACGGCGGACGGGACGATCCGGGCCGACACCGAGGATGTGTTCAGCCGTGACCCGATGAAGGTCGCCTGCACGGGCGACTGGGCGGCGGTCGACACGACCCCGTCGGACGGCCCGGTCGTACGGGCGCTGCTGTCCCGCCGTACGGCGTTCGTCCGCTCGACCTCGTCCAAGAGGTCGGAGGGGCAGGTGCTGGCGGCCAATGTCGATCACGCCGTGATCGCGATGTCGCTCTCGGCCGAACTGGACCTGGGCCGGCTTGAGCGGTTCGTGTCCCTCGCCTGGACCAGTGGCGCGCAGCCGCTGGTGGTCCTGACGAAGGCGGACCTCGTCGATGACACCGAGCACCTGCTCACGGACGCGGAGGGCGCCGCGCCCGGCGTCCAGGTGTTCGTCGTGAGCTCGGCGACCGGCGAGGGGCTGGAGGTGCTGGCGGCGGTGCTCGCAGGTACGACATCCGTACTGCTCGGGTCGTCGGGGGCGGGCAAGTCGACGCTCACCAACGCGCTGACCGGAAAGGACTTCCAGGAGGTGCAGGCGATCCGGGACAGTGACGGGAAGGGCCGGCACACCACGACCACCCGGGATCTGCTGCCGCTGCCGGGGGCCGGGGGAGGGGTGCTGATCGACACGCCGGGGCTGCGCGGGGTGGGGCTGTGGGACGCAGACACCGGTCTCAGCCAGGCCTTCTCCGACATCGAGGGTCTGGCCGCCGAGTGCCGCTTTCAGGACTGCTCGCACTCCGCCGAGCCGGGCTGTGCGGTGCTCGCCGCCCTGGAGGACGGCAGTCTGACGCATCGCCGGCTGGACAGCTACCGCAAGCTGCTGCGCGAGAACGCGTGGATCGCCTCGCGCACGGACTACCGGCTGCGGTCGGAGATGCGCCGCGAGTGGAAGCAGCGCTCGGCGGCGGGCCGGGAGATGTACGAGCGCAAGCGCGGCGGTGGCGGCGGGCACCGCAAGGTGTACTGA
- a CDS encoding VOC family protein: MTTDGFTTCLWFDGQAEEAAHHYLSIFKNSGLGRIGHYNDAGPGPSGGVMAVEFVANGQKFLALNGGPQFTFNEAVSFQIRCEDQDEVDYYWSKLTEGGEEGPCGWLKDRFGVSWQVFPEALIDMIGDPDPEKATRTAQAMYKMKKIDFAALQRAYEGD, translated from the coding sequence ATGACCACCGACGGATTCACCACATGCCTGTGGTTCGACGGCCAGGCCGAGGAGGCGGCCCACCACTACCTGTCGATCTTCAAGAACTCCGGCCTCGGCAGGATCGGCCACTACAACGACGCCGGCCCCGGTCCCTCCGGCGGCGTCATGGCCGTCGAGTTCGTGGCCAACGGCCAGAAGTTCCTCGCCCTGAACGGCGGCCCGCAGTTCACCTTCAACGAGGCCGTCTCCTTCCAGATCCGCTGCGAGGACCAGGACGAGGTGGACTACTACTGGAGCAAGCTCACCGAGGGCGGCGAGGAAGGCCCCTGCGGCTGGCTCAAGGACAGGTTCGGCGTCTCCTGGCAGGTCTTCCCCGAGGCGCTCATCGACATGATCGGCGACCCCGACCCGGAGAAGGCCACCCGTACCGCCCAGGCCATGTACAAGATGAAGAAGATCGACTTCGCCGCACTCCAGAGGGCCTACGAGGGCGACTAG
- a CDS encoding alginate lyase family protein: MRGPRTIRLARAVLLIPLLVPLLMAGPAAARAAAHAVAPQGFRHPGVLLDRGQLDIIRRRVHAGQQPWASAFEAMRASRYGQTGYTPHPRDVVVCPWDNGPSNGCADEREDALAAYTQALLWSVTQDRTHAEAAIRIMDAWSGTLKDHTEGDAGLQAAWAGASWARAAEIIRWTYHEWPQWGVERFSDMLRNVYLPELEGGAPDYNGNWDLTMEDAATGIAVFLDDRHAFDEAIGRFRERVRAYFHLESDGPVPPAPPGSSIRTPDQIAAYWYGQREYPDGIAQETCRNFKHVGYSLAATAHVAETAFHQGLDLWSEIHDRVRAALEFHTRYELGEPVPGWLCGGHVELGLGPVTEVAVNHLRHRLGMEMPQTLLYTARQRPEGTNDLFVAWETLTHADNPGW; this comes from the coding sequence ATGCGCGGACCGCGCACCATACGTCTTGCCCGCGCTGTGCTCCTCATACCGCTGCTCGTCCCGCTGCTCATGGCCGGACCCGCCGCCGCGCGCGCGGCCGCACACGCCGTCGCCCCGCAGGGGTTCCGGCATCCCGGGGTGCTGCTGGACCGGGGGCAGCTGGACATCATCCGGCGCCGGGTGCACGCCGGGCAGCAGCCGTGGGCGTCGGCGTTCGAGGCGATGAGGGCGAGCCGCTACGGGCAGACCGGCTATACGCCGCACCCCCGGGATGTGGTGGTGTGCCCGTGGGACAACGGGCCGAGCAACGGCTGCGCCGACGAGCGCGAGGACGCGCTGGCGGCGTACACGCAGGCGCTGCTGTGGTCCGTGACCCAGGACCGTACGCATGCCGAGGCAGCGATCCGCATCATGGACGCCTGGTCGGGGACGCTCAAGGACCACACCGAGGGCGACGCGGGACTGCAGGCGGCCTGGGCCGGGGCGTCGTGGGCGCGGGCGGCGGAGATCATCCGGTGGACGTACCACGAGTGGCCGCAGTGGGGGGTGGAGCGTTTCTCGGACATGCTGCGGAACGTGTATCTGCCGGAGCTGGAGGGCGGGGCCCCGGACTACAACGGCAACTGGGATCTGACGATGGAGGACGCGGCGACCGGCATCGCCGTCTTCCTGGACGACCGGCACGCCTTCGACGAGGCGATCGGCCGCTTCAGGGAGCGGGTGCGGGCCTATTTCCACCTGGAGTCGGACGGGCCGGTGCCGCCCGCCCCGCCGGGGAGTTCGATCCGGACGCCGGATCAGATCGCGGCGTACTGGTACGGGCAGCGGGAGTACCCGGACGGGATCGCGCAGGAGACCTGCCGCAATTTCAAGCATGTGGGGTACTCGCTGGCGGCGACGGCGCATGTCGCGGAGACCGCGTTCCACCAGGGGCTGGACCTGTGGTCGGAGATCCATGACCGGGTGCGGGCGGCGCTGGAGTTCCACACGCGGTACGAGCTGGGCGAGCCCGTGCCGGGGTGGCTGTGCGGCGGGCATGTGGAACTGGGGCTGGGGCCGGTGACGGAGGTCGCGGTGAACCATCTGCGGCACCGGCTGGGGATGGAGATGCCGCAGACGCTGCTGTACACGGCACGGCAGCGGCCGGAGGGGACGAACGACCTGTTCGTGGCGTGGGAGACGCTGACGCACGCGGACAACCCCGGCTGGTGA
- a CDS encoding GH1 family beta-glucosidase, with protein sequence MTTTHQPHPAHPTASAPFPPGFRWGAATAAYQIEGAAAEDGRTPSIWDTFSHTPGRVRNGDTGDTAADHYHRVSEDVALMAELGLTDYRFSVSWPRVQPTGRGPAVQKGLDFYRRLVDELLGKGIRPVLTLYHWDLPQELEDAGGWPVRETAYRFADYAALVAAALGDRVPAWGTLNEPWCAAFLGYAEGVHAPGRTDAAGALRAAHHLNLAHGLATAALRDRLPQEAEVSLTLNPAAVRPLTDGPQDQDAARRIDALANRIFLDPLFSGSYPEDLVADTRELTDWSFVRAGDLAEISRPIDWLGLNYYTPTVVAAGEHDGPSAWPGAERHVRFVPAPGPVTAMGWPVDASGLHEVLTRLRDEIPDVPLVITENGAAYEDYADPGGEVHDPERVAYLRSHLGAVHAAMGEGVDVRGYFLWSLLDNFEWAFGYSKRFGMVHVDFASQRRTPKDSARWYAEVIARGGLA encoded by the coding sequence ATGACCACGACCCACCAACCCCACCCCGCACACCCCACCGCGTCGGCCCCGTTCCCCCCCGGCTTCCGTTGGGGCGCAGCCACCGCCGCGTACCAGATAGAGGGCGCGGCGGCGGAGGACGGCCGGACGCCGTCCATATGGGACACGTTCAGCCATACGCCCGGGAGGGTCAGGAACGGGGATACGGGTGACACCGCGGCGGACCATTACCACCGCGTCAGCGAGGACGTCGCGCTCATGGCGGAGCTGGGGCTGACGGACTACCGGTTCAGCGTGTCGTGGCCGAGGGTGCAGCCGACGGGGCGGGGGCCGGCGGTGCAGAAGGGGCTGGACTTCTATCGGCGGCTGGTGGACGAGCTCCTCGGAAAAGGCATACGGCCGGTGCTGACGCTGTACCACTGGGATCTGCCGCAGGAGCTGGAGGACGCGGGCGGCTGGCCGGTCCGGGAGACGGCGTACCGGTTCGCGGACTACGCGGCCTTGGTCGCGGCCGCGCTGGGGGACCGCGTGCCGGCGTGGGGGACGCTGAACGAGCCGTGGTGTGCGGCGTTCCTGGGCTATGCCGAGGGCGTGCACGCGCCGGGGCGTACGGATGCGGCGGGGGCGCTGAGGGCGGCGCATCATCTGAACCTGGCGCACGGGCTGGCGACGGCGGCGCTGAGAGACCGGCTGCCGCAGGAGGCGGAGGTGTCGCTGACGCTCAATCCGGCGGCGGTGCGACCGTTGACTGACGGGCCGCAGGACCAGGACGCGGCGCGGCGGATCGACGCCCTGGCGAACCGGATCTTCCTGGATCCGTTGTTCAGCGGCAGCTATCCGGAGGACCTGGTGGCGGACACCAGGGAACTGACGGACTGGTCGTTCGTACGGGCCGGCGACCTCGCCGAGATCTCACGGCCCATCGACTGGCTGGGGCTGAACTACTACACACCCACCGTCGTGGCGGCCGGGGAGCATGACGGACCGTCGGCGTGGCCCGGCGCGGAGCGGCATGTGCGGTTCGTGCCCGCGCCGGGTCCGGTGACCGCCATGGGGTGGCCGGTGGACGCGAGCGGGCTGCACGAGGTGCTGACGAGGCTGCGGGACGAGATACCGGACGTACCGCTGGTGATCACGGAGAACGGCGCGGCGTACGAGGACTACGCCGACCCGGGCGGCGAGGTCCACGATCCGGAGCGGGTGGCGTATCTGCGCTCGCACCTGGGCGCGGTGCATGCGGCGATGGGCGAAGGCGTGGATGTGCGCGGGTATTTCCTGTGGTCCCTGCTGGACAATTTCGAGTGGGCGTTCGGGTACAGCAAGCGCTTCGGGATGGTGCATGTGGACTTCGCGAGCCAGCGGCGTACGCCCAAGGACAGCGCCCGCTGGTACGCCGAGGTGATCGCGAGGGGCGGGCTGGCCTGA
- a CDS encoding S53 family peptidase: MTPLAGLLALSLPVVAALAASPAFAAQTDARVALHGDVISAVSNSAKTGEVASDKKVQVSVSLTPRDTKGLDAFIAKVGDRKSPQYKHYLTVKQYAARYGATSATIAKVSKYLKSQGLKTDAVSANHLTIGASGTASQVEKAFGTTLARYKEKGSGHSYFANTSAPKLPAGIASAVSDVAGLNDYAKYHHNAQAAPHATAKAAAGLTPTTAKKAYNLTSTVSAGYNGSGSTVALLEFSAFKQSDVTKYDTNYSLSVATPTVVAAGGGTTDTSGQDEVDLDIEVVQALAPGSTIKVYEAPNSDAGETAVYSKLVSDDVPIISISWGIYESGETASNRTALNTDFQEAAAQGQSVFAASGDSGSDDAGTGGTSVDFPASDPYVTGTGGTTLTTSSGTWSKETAWSGSGGGVSSIYSRPSFQTSSENSSSYRGVPDVAADANPSSGWSIYTEGAWYEFGGTSAAAPNWAAFTAILDDEADETGGYELGYANSTIYALATSSSSTYASAFHDVTSGSNGSYSAATGYDKVTGWGSYNGANFISAEL, translated from the coding sequence ATGACGCCACTCGCAGGTCTGCTGGCTCTTTCCCTCCCCGTCGTCGCCGCCCTCGCCGCGAGCCCCGCGTTCGCGGCGCAGACGGACGCCAGAGTCGCGCTCCACGGCGATGTCATATCCGCGGTGAGCAACTCCGCGAAGACCGGCGAAGTCGCGTCGGACAAGAAGGTCCAGGTCTCGGTCAGCCTCACCCCGCGCGACACCAAGGGACTTGACGCCTTCATCGCGAAGGTGGGCGACAGGAAGTCCCCGCAGTACAAGCACTACCTGACGGTCAAGCAGTACGCGGCCCGCTACGGCGCGACCTCGGCCACCATCGCCAAGGTCTCCAAGTACCTGAAGTCGCAGGGCCTGAAGACCGACGCGGTCTCGGCCAACCACCTCACCATCGGCGCCTCCGGCACCGCCTCCCAGGTCGAGAAGGCCTTCGGCACCACCCTCGCGCGCTACAAGGAGAAGGGCTCCGGGCACTCCTACTTCGCCAACACCTCCGCGCCGAAGCTCCCGGCCGGCATCGCCTCCGCCGTCTCCGACGTCGCGGGCCTGAACGACTACGCGAAGTACCACCACAACGCCCAGGCGGCCCCCCACGCCACCGCCAAGGCCGCCGCCGGTCTGACCCCGACCACGGCGAAGAAGGCGTACAACCTGACCTCGACCGTCAGTGCGGGCTACAACGGCTCGGGCTCGACCGTCGCCCTGCTGGAGTTCTCGGCCTTCAAGCAGTCGGACGTCACCAAGTACGACACCAACTACTCGCTGAGCGTCGCGACCCCGACCGTCGTGGCCGCCGGCGGCGGAACCACCGACACCTCGGGCCAGGACGAGGTCGACCTCGACATCGAGGTCGTGCAGGCGCTCGCACCCGGCTCGACGATCAAGGTCTACGAGGCCCCGAACAGCGACGCCGGCGAGACCGCCGTCTACTCCAAGCTGGTCAGCGACGACGTCCCGATCATCTCCATCAGCTGGGGCATCTACGAGTCCGGTGAGACCGCGTCCAACCGGACCGCGCTGAACACCGACTTCCAGGAGGCCGCCGCCCAGGGCCAGTCCGTCTTCGCCGCCTCCGGCGACAGCGGCTCCGACGACGCCGGCACCGGCGGCACCTCGGTGGACTTCCCCGCCTCCGACCCGTACGTCACCGGCACCGGTGGCACCACGCTGACCACCTCCTCGGGCACCTGGAGCAAGGAGACCGCCTGGTCCGGCTCCGGCGGCGGCGTCTCCTCCATCTACAGCCGTCCGAGCTTCCAGACCTCCTCGGAGAACAGCAGCAGCTACCGCGGTGTCCCGGACGTCGCGGCCGACGCCAACCCCAGCTCCGGCTGGTCCATCTACACCGAGGGCGCCTGGTACGAGTTCGGCGGCACCAGCGCCGCGGCCCCCAACTGGGCGGCCTTCACGGCCATCCTCGATGACGAGGCCGACGAGACCGGCGGCTACGAGCTCGGCTACGCCAACTCGACCATCTACGCCCTCGCCACCTCGTCCAGCTCGACCTACGCCTCCGCCTTCCACGACGTGACCAGCGGCAGCAACGGCTCCTACAGCGCCGCCACCGGCTACGACAAGGTCACCGGCTGGGGCTCGTACAACGGCGCGAACTTCATCTCCGCCGAGCTGTAA
- a CDS encoding sporulation protein, protein MKRRNFLASSPFVASAFSEPVTRWLVSPTEPMTAQPGRTSVGRAHIEELREAADSARVWDSRFGGSGWKSQSLTAYLYERVTPLLRGRFSEGVGRDLFSVTAEMARLAGWTAFDAGQQHAAQRHYIQSLRLAKAGGDANLGSYILSSMAMQAMMRGFTSQAIDMAQGAYERVPSADPRVLGFAKLIEARAHARDGDTRSACGCLALAERLQQYGEAEASGSLTWIDFFTRQRIVTDAAEIFRDLGNPKATFAWHAMGEMPGDAFARSRGIRLSVLASAYAQQGELEHSLRLGRTSLRLFSRLQTVRGIDYIKIFTNSLRPWNREPAVAGYLREVRTLATQPTLA, encoded by the coding sequence TTGAAGCGTCGGAATTTCCTCGCCTCCAGCCCGTTCGTCGCCTCCGCATTCTCGGAGCCGGTCACCCGCTGGCTGGTCAGCCCTACCGAGCCCATGACCGCCCAGCCCGGCCGGACCTCGGTCGGCCGGGCGCACATCGAGGAACTACGGGAGGCGGCCGACTCGGCTCGGGTCTGGGACTCACGATTCGGCGGCTCGGGGTGGAAATCGCAGTCCCTCACGGCCTATCTCTACGAACGGGTCACCCCGCTGCTGCGCGGTCGATTCTCCGAGGGCGTCGGCCGTGATCTGTTCTCGGTTACGGCCGAGATGGCACGGCTCGCAGGGTGGACGGCATTCGACGCCGGCCAGCAGCATGCCGCTCAGCGGCACTACATTCAGTCGCTCCGGCTGGCCAAGGCGGGAGGCGACGCGAATCTCGGCTCCTACATCCTGTCCAGCATGGCGATGCAGGCGATGATGCGGGGCTTTACCTCGCAGGCCATCGACATGGCCCAAGGGGCGTACGAACGTGTCCCGTCCGCCGATCCCCGGGTCCTGGGCTTCGCCAAGCTCATCGAGGCACGAGCGCATGCCAGGGACGGGGACACCCGGTCGGCGTGCGGCTGCCTGGCCCTGGCCGAACGACTCCAGCAGTACGGCGAGGCCGAGGCCTCGGGGAGCCTCACCTGGATCGACTTCTTCACCCGGCAGCGGATCGTCACCGATGCCGCTGAGATCTTCCGTGACCTCGGCAATCCCAAGGCCACGTTCGCCTGGCACGCCATGGGGGAAATGCCCGGCGACGCTTTCGCCCGGTCACGTGGCATCCGGCTTTCGGTGCTGGCCAGCGCCTACGCACAGCAGGGCGAGCTGGAGCACAGCCTGCGGCTCGGCAGGACCTCGCTGCGCCTGTTCTCCCGGCTGCAGACAGTACGCGGCATCGACTACATCAAGATCTTCACCAACTCACTGCGACCGTGGAACCGCGAGCCCGCCGTCGCCGGCTACCTCCGTGAAGTACGGACGTTGGCGACCCAGCCCACCCTCGCCTGA
- a CDS encoding carbohydrate ABC transporter permease — protein sequence MTALSAQARQARQARQARRRALLSLGTSRAAGRQQHAGRLAYAFLVLAALLSAFPFYWTVVAATRSNAELAQSPPSLFPGGNLLHNLQQVLQQADIGKALLNSLVVSGTVTIGTVLCSTLAGFAFAKLRFRGRGALLALTVGTMMIPPQLGVIPLFMLIARLHWVNQLQSVILPGLVSAFGVFFMRQYLVQALPDELIEAARVDGASTRRIFWSIVVPIARPGMAVLGMLTFMASWNDFFWPIIALTSQEPTVQVALRQLGGGYVHDQSVIMAGTLLGTVPVLLVFGVLGRQIVGGIMTGAVKG from the coding sequence ATGACAGCGCTCAGCGCGCAAGCGCGTCAGGCACGGCAGGCACGGCAGGCGCGCCGGCGCGCCCTGCTCAGCCTCGGCACGAGCCGCGCCGCCGGCCGCCAGCAGCACGCCGGGCGGCTCGCCTACGCCTTTCTCGTCCTGGCCGCGCTCCTGTCGGCCTTCCCCTTCTACTGGACCGTCGTCGCCGCCACCCGGTCCAACGCGGAGCTCGCGCAGTCCCCGCCCTCGCTCTTCCCCGGCGGCAACCTTCTGCACAACCTCCAGCAGGTGCTGCAGCAGGCCGACATCGGCAAGGCGCTTCTCAACTCGCTGGTGGTCTCCGGCACCGTGACCATCGGCACGGTCCTGTGCTCCACGCTGGCCGGCTTCGCCTTCGCCAAGCTCCGCTTCCGCGGGCGCGGGGCGCTGCTCGCGCTCACCGTCGGCACGATGATGATTCCGCCGCAGCTCGGCGTCATCCCGCTCTTCATGCTCATCGCCAGGCTGCACTGGGTGAACCAGCTCCAGTCCGTCATCCTCCCCGGGCTCGTCTCCGCCTTCGGTGTCTTCTTCATGCGGCAATACCTCGTCCAGGCCCTCCCCGACGAGCTGATCGAGGCCGCCCGGGTCGACGGCGCCTCCACCCGGCGGATCTTCTGGAGCATCGTCGTCCCGATCGCCCGGCCCGGCATGGCCGTGCTCGGCATGCTCACGTTCATGGCCTCCTGGAACGACTTCTTCTGGCCGATCATCGCCCTGACCTCCCAGGAGCCGACGGTCCAGGTCGCTCTACGCCAGCTCGGCGGCGGCTACGTGCACGACCAGTCCGTGATCATGGCCGGCACGTTGCTGGGTACGGTGCCGGTGCTGTTGGTTTTCGGCGTGCTTGGCCGACAGATCGTCGGCGGGATCATGACCGGAGCGGTCAAGGGCTGA
- a CDS encoding carbohydrate ABC transporter permease, giving the protein MTTLAVSRPRRGIAQTISPYSYVAPFFVLFAAFGLFPLIYTAYVSLYRVELQTPNAMEWRGFGNYTALFADDYFWTALRNTFTIGVISTVPQLLMALGLAHLLNYKLRGRTFFRVAMLLPYATSVAAATLVFAQLFGRDFGLINWLLSLIGVSPVDWQSGTWTSQIAVSTIVVWRWTGYNALIYLAGMQSIPADLYEAAELDGASRWKQFLHVTLPGLRPTVLFTVVVSTIGATQLFGEPLLFEGSITGGISHQYQTLGLYMYEQGWGYFHLGRAAAIAWVMFVLIVLLVVVNSAIARRRIRKEASAR; this is encoded by the coding sequence ATGACGACCCTCGCCGTCAGCCGCCCGCGCCGCGGCATAGCGCAGACCATCTCGCCGTACTCGTACGTCGCCCCCTTCTTCGTCCTGTTCGCCGCCTTCGGGCTCTTCCCGCTGATCTACACGGCGTACGTCTCCCTCTACCGCGTGGAGCTCCAGACCCCGAACGCGATGGAATGGCGCGGCTTCGGCAACTACACCGCCCTCTTCGCCGACGACTACTTCTGGACGGCGCTCCGCAACACGTTCACCATCGGCGTCATCTCCACCGTCCCCCAGCTCCTCATGGCCCTCGGCCTGGCCCATCTCCTCAACTACAAGCTGCGCGGCCGCACCTTCTTCCGCGTCGCGATGCTCCTCCCCTACGCCACCTCCGTCGCCGCCGCGACCCTCGTCTTCGCCCAGCTCTTCGGCCGCGACTTCGGCCTGATCAACTGGCTGCTCAGCCTCATCGGCGTCAGCCCCGTCGACTGGCAGTCCGGCACCTGGACCTCCCAGATCGCCGTCTCCACGATCGTCGTCTGGCGCTGGACCGGCTACAACGCCCTCATCTACCTCGCCGGCATGCAGTCCATCCCCGCCGACCTCTACGAGGCCGCCGAGCTCGACGGCGCCTCCCGCTGGAAGCAGTTCCTGCACGTCACCCTCCCCGGGCTGCGGCCGACCGTCCTGTTCACCGTCGTCGTCTCCACCATCGGCGCGACCCAGCTCTTCGGCGAACCCCTGCTCTTCGAGGGCAGCATCACCGGCGGCATCTCGCACCAGTACCAGACCCTCGGCCTCTACATGTACGAGCAGGGCTGGGGTTACTTCCACCTCGGCCGGGCCGCCGCGATCGCCTGGGTGATGTTCGTCCTCATCGTCCTGCTGGTCGTCGTCAACAGCGCGATCGCCCGCCGCCGGATCCGTAAGGAGGCCTCCGCCCGATGA
- a CDS encoding ABC transporter substrate-binding protein — translation MPIARAAVRRAVTRLGAVALAGALLAACGSGSSGNSAGGTDGGKVTLTVDLFGTFGYKEAGLYKEYEKLHPNITIKETTTENEADYWKALQTHLAGGGGLADVQGIEVGRIAAVTQQQADKFEDLNSLGASSLKADFSAAKWSAATASDGRTLGLGTDIGPEAMCFRSDLLKQAGLPTDRETLAKSWSTWDGYLALGKQYRAKAPAKSYWTDSVASLYSVMNGQQKERYYDASGKLIYASNPAVKTSWDTSVQAAQDGLSAKLAEWTPAWNQAFSSGSFATIACPAWMLGYIKGQAGATGKGKWDVATLPGGAGNWGGSYLSIPKGSAHAKEAFALIKWLTAKEQQAKLFKKQGSFPSNLGAIDAVKDVTDPYFSNAPIGQIFGAAAEQSPVQVLGVQDGDVNTQITNALGEVERKGVSSATAWSHAEAGVKNALG, via the coding sequence ATGCCGATCGCCCGAGCCGCCGTCAGACGTGCCGTCACCCGACTCGGGGCGGTGGCACTCGCCGGGGCGCTTCTCGCCGCCTGCGGATCCGGATCGTCCGGGAATTCCGCCGGCGGCACCGACGGGGGCAAGGTCACGCTCACCGTCGACCTGTTCGGCACCTTCGGCTACAAGGAGGCCGGGCTCTACAAGGAGTACGAGAAGCTCCACCCGAACATCACCATCAAGGAGACCACCACCGAGAACGAGGCCGACTACTGGAAGGCCCTCCAGACCCACCTCGCCGGAGGCGGCGGCCTCGCCGACGTCCAGGGCATCGAGGTCGGCCGGATCGCCGCCGTGACCCAGCAGCAGGCGGACAAGTTCGAGGACCTCAACTCCCTCGGCGCGAGCAGCCTCAAGGCGGACTTCTCCGCCGCGAAGTGGTCGGCCGCCACCGCCTCCGACGGCCGCACCCTGGGCCTGGGCACCGACATCGGCCCCGAGGCGATGTGCTTCCGCTCCGACCTGCTCAAGCAGGCGGGCCTCCCCACCGACCGCGAAACCCTCGCCAAGTCCTGGTCCACCTGGGACGGCTACCTCGCCCTCGGCAAGCAGTACCGGGCCAAGGCCCCGGCCAAGAGCTACTGGACGGACAGCGTCGCCAGCCTCTACTCCGTCATGAACGGCCAGCAGAAGGAGCGCTACTACGACGCCTCCGGCAAGCTCATCTACGCTTCCAACCCCGCCGTCAAAACCTCCTGGGACACCTCCGTCCAGGCCGCCCAGGACGGCCTGAGCGCCAAGCTCGCCGAGTGGACCCCCGCCTGGAACCAGGCCTTCAGCTCCGGCTCCTTCGCCACGATCGCCTGCCCCGCCTGGATGCTCGGCTACATCAAGGGCCAGGCCGGCGCCACCGGCAAGGGCAAGTGGGACGTCGCGACGCTGCCCGGCGGCGCGGGCAACTGGGGCGGGTCGTACCTGTCCATTCCCAAGGGCTCGGCACACGCGAAGGAGGCCTTCGCCCTGATCAAGTGGCTCACGGCCAAGGAGCAGCAGGCCAAGCTCTTCAAGAAGCAGGGCAGCTTCCCCTCCAACCTCGGCGCGATCGACGCCGTCAAGGACGTGACGGACCCGTACTTCAGCAACGCCCCCATCGGCCAGATCTTCGGCGCCGCCGCCGAGCAGTCCCCCGTACAGGTCCTGGGCGTCCAGGACGGCGACGTCAACACCCAGATCACCAACGCCCTCGGCGAGGTCGAACGCAAGGGCGTCTCCTCGGCCACGGCCTGGTCGCACGCCGAAGCCGGCGTCAAGAACGCCCTCGGCTAG
- a CDS encoding TetR/AcrR family transcriptional regulator encodes MADDRTGHILDSALTVFSQYGYAKTTMQDIARAAGMSRAALYLHFASKEDLFRAGSRWAHSRALGQADASLAEQGDVMSRVDAAMAAYFGELMAQISSSVHGRELLDAGLAITGDIVSEANAALVARLVSALDGAAAAGEVRFSTVDATAEDLALLLLAVADGLQKTIADPAVWRERRALFLRLVRAAITPPSGIGS; translated from the coding sequence ATGGCAGATGACCGGACCGGGCACATCCTCGACAGCGCGCTGACCGTTTTCAGCCAGTACGGGTATGCCAAGACGACCATGCAGGACATCGCCCGTGCCGCAGGGATGTCCCGGGCCGCGCTCTACCTTCATTTCGCCAGCAAGGAAGACCTCTTCCGGGCGGGATCCCGATGGGCGCACTCCCGGGCGCTCGGACAGGCGGACGCGTCCCTCGCGGAGCAGGGCGACGTCATGTCGCGCGTCGACGCCGCGATGGCCGCCTACTTCGGGGAACTGATGGCGCAGATCTCATCGAGCGTCCACGGCCGTGAACTGCTCGACGCCGGTCTCGCCATCACGGGGGACATCGTCAGCGAAGCCAATGCCGCCCTGGTGGCCCGGTTGGTCTCCGCACTGGATGGGGCCGCGGCAGCGGGGGAGGTGCGGTTCTCGACCGTCGACGCGACTGCCGAGGATCTCGCGCTCCTCCTCCTCGCCGTCGCGGACGGGCTGCAGAAGACGATCGCGGACCCGGCGGTCTGGCGCGAGCGGAGAGCCCTGTTCCTGCGCCTGGTGCGCGCGGCAATCACGCCACCGAGCGGCATCGGTTCATGA